The Amycolatopsis sp. 195334CR genome window below encodes:
- a CDS encoding hydantoinase B/oxoprolinase family protein, translated as MSVDPILVGVVGNRLHSILAEQQNALVNTAFSSVVRESLDLACAVFDSRGEMIGQSVGGTPGHINAMATGMHHFVAAFPPEKLEPGDVLLTNDPWQTAGQINDITVATPVFHRGRVIAWFASCCHAPDIGGRLVSAEANEVFEEGIRLPIMKFLKAGEVNAELEAIIRANVRTPEETVGDLYAQVAGNDVGAASLVRLAEEFGLDSIDEIAAEIMNRSERALRDAIAALPEGTFRSELRTDGFGEEEVRLKVALTVRGEDIDIDFAGSSPQSKHGINVVLNYTRAYASFAVKAAISPGVPHNAGSFRPVHVTAPAGSVLNCLPPAPVASRHLIGHFLPSLLIGALDGRMAHSADALWMTIWRGQSHQDGREFMLNVFQTGGIGARATKDGLNTTGFPSGLRATPTEVIETMAPLVQTRRVLRTDSGGAGKHRGGLGQSTTVTARGDISWSVNGNVDRTSSPAIGVHGGLDGEPGRFGLADGTALPGKRRVHLEPDAVVDVVLPGAGGYGDPRERDPARVLADVVDGYVSIEAARDVYGVEIRYTGRPDALVRLPADYEIVERD; from the coding sequence GTGAGCGTGGACCCGATCCTGGTCGGCGTGGTCGGCAACCGGCTGCACTCGATCCTCGCCGAACAGCAGAACGCCCTGGTCAACACGGCCTTCTCGTCGGTGGTCCGCGAATCGCTCGACCTGGCGTGCGCGGTGTTCGACTCGCGGGGCGAGATGATCGGGCAGTCCGTCGGCGGCACCCCCGGCCACATCAACGCGATGGCCACCGGGATGCACCACTTCGTCGCCGCCTTCCCACCGGAGAAGCTGGAGCCGGGCGACGTCCTGCTGACCAACGACCCCTGGCAGACCGCGGGTCAGATCAACGACATCACCGTGGCCACCCCGGTTTTCCACCGCGGCCGCGTGATCGCCTGGTTCGCCTCGTGCTGCCACGCCCCGGACATCGGTGGCCGCCTGGTTTCCGCCGAGGCCAACGAGGTGTTCGAAGAGGGCATCCGGCTGCCGATCATGAAGTTCCTGAAAGCCGGTGAGGTGAACGCCGAGCTGGAGGCGATCATCCGCGCCAACGTGCGCACGCCGGAGGAAACCGTCGGCGATCTGTACGCGCAGGTCGCGGGCAACGACGTCGGGGCGGCGAGCCTGGTGCGCCTGGCCGAGGAGTTCGGCCTGGACTCGATCGACGAGATCGCCGCGGAGATCATGAACCGCTCGGAACGGGCGTTGCGCGACGCCATCGCCGCGCTGCCAGAGGGCACCTTCCGCAGTGAGCTGCGCACCGACGGCTTCGGCGAGGAAGAGGTGCGCCTGAAGGTCGCGCTGACCGTGCGGGGCGAGGACATCGACATCGACTTCGCCGGTTCGTCACCGCAGAGCAAGCACGGCATCAACGTGGTGCTCAACTACACCAGGGCGTACGCGTCCTTCGCGGTGAAGGCGGCGATTTCGCCCGGGGTACCGCACAACGCGGGGTCGTTCCGCCCGGTGCACGTGACCGCGCCCGCCGGGTCGGTGCTCAACTGCCTGCCACCCGCACCGGTCGCCTCCCGGCACCTGATCGGGCACTTCCTGCCGTCGCTGCTGATCGGCGCGCTGGACGGGCGGATGGCGCACAGCGCGGACGCGCTCTGGATGACCATCTGGCGTGGACAGTCCCATCAGGACGGACGCGAGTTCATGCTGAACGTCTTCCAGACCGGTGGCATCGGGGCCAGGGCCACCAAGGACGGGCTGAACACCACCGGCTTCCCCAGTGGGCTGCGGGCCACGCCGACCGAGGTGATCGAGACCATGGCACCACTGGTCCAGACCCGGCGGGTGCTGCGCACCGACTCCGGTGGCGCCGGCAAGCACCGCGGGGGTCTCGGCCAGTCGACCACGGTGACCGCACGAGGTGACATTTCCTGGAGCGTCAACGGGAACGTCGACCGCACCAGCTCACCGGCGATCGGCGTGCACGGCGGACTGGACGGCGAGCCCGGCCGGTTCGGATTGGCCGACGGCACCGCGCTGCCCGGCAAACGACGGGTCCACCTGGAACCGGACGCCGTGGTGGACGTGGTACTTCCCGGCGCGGGTGGTTACGGCGATCCGAGGGAACGCGACCCCGCACGCGTGCTGGCCGACGTGGTCGACGGGTACGTCTCGATCGAGGCGGCCCGTGACGTCTACGGGGTCGAAATCCGGTACACCGGCAGGCCGGACGCGCTGGTCCGGCTGCCCGCCGACTACGAGATCGTGGAGAGGGACTGA